From the Eschrichtius robustus isolate mEscRob2 chromosome 19, mEscRob2.pri, whole genome shotgun sequence genome, the window ATTTCTATACCCTGGAACCCACTATTTGGGACCCCAACCCTGAGACTTTAGGCCTCAGATTCCAAGATCTGAACCCTGGCATTCCAAAGGGCCTAAACCTGAGTTTGGGCCTGAAGTCCTTGCTGCAAACCTGAATGCTGAAATTTGGGGCAAATCTCGACTCAGAGCCCCAGTATCTGAACCCAGCACCCCAGTATTGGATCCCAAGACTGGGCTTGGGACTCAGATCTTAAACTCTCCATTTGACTGTTTAGCATCCCAGGACTGGAGCTGGGAGGCCATGACTCCAAGCAACCCAAACTGGGGCCTGGGTCTCTAAAATTGGACCCTTAGAGGCCCAATATTTGGAGATCTAGGACCCAAAGTATCAAGGTCTAGAGACTCCGTGGCCACAAATCTGAGCTGAGACACAACAGACAGTCCCTCTACAGAGGCCTTGGGGACAGGGAAGGAATGACCAGGCATCCCCTCCAGagccctgacccctgacccccTTGGAGCTTGAGGACTCTGCTCCCTGGGGTGGCTTCCAGCTCAGGTAAGGCTACTGGGAGACCCCATGGTGGGGAGGGACTTGGGAGGAACTTTGTGACTGGGGGTGGAGGTAAGGATTACCAGGTCCCCCTGGGCACCTTTGGAGTTTCCCCAGGGAACAGATATCCCCTCACAAGGGTCTGCCTCCAGCTCCTGCTCTGCTTCAAGCACTCTCTGGACATTtggccagccctgcccctctctgACCTCCTCTTCCCCAGTTGATGGCATCTCCAGGTCTGTGACCCACTCaccaccaccccttcccccccgccccccgccgcctcTCCAGCGTCTTCCTACCATCTGTCTTATTTGATCATCTCCAGCTGCCTCTCCTGTCCACCATTCCGCTCTCCAGtctcctttctctgcctctcctctCACTGACCATCTCTATTCACCTCTCCTCTCTCTGATCATCTTTGACACTTCTGTCCACTGTTCTTCTCTCTGGCTACCTCTGGCCACCACTCCTCTCAATGACCGTCTCTGTCTGCCACGTCTGTCTTTGATCATCATCTTTAACCCCCCTGTCCACAGCTTCTCTCTCCAGCCACCTCTGTCTACTGTTTCACTCAATGACCACCTTTGACATCGCTGTCCAAGGTACCGCTCTCTTATCATCTTTCAGCAGCTCTCGTGCCCGTGTCTACCCCTGACTCTAAGCTTTGACCTGTGACTGTCTCTGACCATCTTTGACATCTTTTTCTACCACGCTTCTCTCCAGCCGCTTCCATCCGTCTCTCCTCTCTGACTTCCTTTATCCGCCTTTCCTCTCTCGGACCATCTTTCACCATCTCTCTTGCCCTCCACCCACTCCTGACTCCAGCTGCCAGTCTGTGACCATCCTGGCCTTTATTGACCgcctctcttctctctgtctctcttgctcATTGGTGTTCTCTGATCATTTCTAACATCTCTGGTTGCCTTTCCTCTCTCTGATGACCTCTCCCCACACCCATCATCCTAACCAGCTGTCCCATGTCCAGCTGTCTCTGACATGTctgtcctctcctcctctctctgacTGCCTCTCTGCCTTTTGACCATTTTGGACCATCTTTGACCATCTCTCCTGGATCTGACCACCCCTGGCCACTTCCCCTCTCTGTCCACTTCTGATCTTCTTGACCATCTCTAACCACCTCTCTTCTCTGGTCACGTCTGGCTACTTCTAATCATTCCCACCACCCTGACCAACTCTTCTCTCTTTGGCCATCTCTGAGTATCTCTCTTTGACCACATCTAAAGCTCTCTGGCTTACCTTTTACCCACCCTGACTACTGATCCTGTTCTCTGACTGTCTCTAACTGTTTCTAACCACCTCCCTTCCCCCTGACCATCTTTGCACATTTCTACTCCCTCGGTTCCCCCGTGAAACATCTCTCTGAGTCTTTGACCGTCTCCTCTGGCTTTTGATCTGTCTGACCAGTCCTCTCTCTGACCATCCTTGACCAAGTCTTCTGCTCTGTGACCTTCTCTTCTGGTCTCAGACCACCCCAACCCCCTTTGGCCCCCCTCTCTTCTGGCCTCAGCCCGCCCTAACTCCCCCCTTCTTCCCTGCAGGCCGCCGCTGCCCGCGATGGCcgtcctccctctgctcctctgccTGCTGCCGCTGGCCCCCGCCTCATCTCCACCCCAGCCAGCCACACCCAGCCCGTGTCCCCGCCGCTGCCGCTgccagacacagtccctgcccctaAGCGTGCTGTGCCCGGGGGCAGGCCTTCTGTTCGTTCCGCCCTCGCTGGACCGCCGGGCGGCCGAGCTGCGCCTGGCGGACAACTTCATCGCGACCGTGCGGCGCCGTGACCTGGCCAACATGACGGGCCTGCTGCACCTGAGCTTGTCACGCAACACCATCCGCCACGTGGCCGCCGGCGCCTTCGCTGACCTTCGCGCCCTGCGCGCTCTGCACCTGGACGGCAACCGGCTGACCTCGCTGGGTGAGGGGCAGCTGCGCGGCCTGGTCAACTTACGCCACCTCATCCTGAGCAACAACCAGCTGGCAGCCCTGGCGGCTGGGGCCCTGGACGACTGCGCTGAGACACTCGAGGACCTCGACCTCTCCTACAACAACCTCGAACAGCTGCCCTGGGAGGCGCTGGGCCGCCTGGGCAACGTCAACACGCTGGGCCTCGACCACAACCTACTGGCTTCCGTGCCCGCCGGCGCCTTTTCCCGCCTGCACAAGCTGGCGAGGCTGGACATGACCTCCAACCGCCTAACCACCATCCCACCCGACCCACTCTTCTCCCGCCTGCCGCTGCTGGCCAGGCCCCGCGGCTCCCCCGCGTCCGCCCTGGTGCTGGCCTTCGGCGGGAACCCCCTGCACTGCAACTGCGAGCTGGTGTGGCTCCGGCGGCTGGCGCGGGAGGACGACCTCGAGGCCTGCGCCTCCCCGCCGGCCCTGGGCGGCCGCTACTTCTGGGCTGTGGGTGAGGAGGAGTTTGTGTGCGAGCCCCCCGTGGTGACACACCGTTCGCCGCCCCTGGCCGTGCCTGCCGGTCGGCCAGCCGCCCTGCGCTGCCGGGCAGTGGGCGACCCCGAGCCCCGCGTGCGCTGGGTGTCACCCCAGGGCCGGCTGCTGGGCAACTCGAGCCGAGCTCGCGCCTTCCCTAACGGGACGCTGGAGCTGCTGGTCACCGAGCCGGGCGATGGCGGCGTCTTTACCTGCATCGCGGCCAATGCAGCTGGCGAGGCCACGGCTGCTGTGGAGCTGACCGTgggccccccgccgcccccccagcTAGCCAACAGCACAAGCTGTGACCCCCCGCGGGACGGGGATCCTGATGCCCTCACCCCGCCCTCTGCCGCCTCGGTCTCTGCCTCCGCCAAGGCGGCTGACGCTGGGCCACCTACCGACCGTGGCGTCCAGGTGACTGAGCATGGGACCACAGCTGCTCTAGTCCAGTGGCCAGATCAGCGGCCCATCCCAGGCATCCGCATGTACCAAATCCAGTACAACAGCTCAGCCGACGACATCCTCGTCTACAGGTGCAGGGTCCAGGCGGCGGGCAGTTTGGGTGCGGGAGCGAGGTGGAGGGAGGGTTGGAGGAACACCTACTGATAACCCAGGCTGCAGCACTGGAAATGAGGCTGCAAGGTTACAAAGGCAATCAGACAGCAGAGGTAAAAGAAATCAGGCAGAGAGGGTAAAAGAAATCCGGCAGCAGtggtaaaaagaaagaaggcagcaAGAATAAATAGTAATCAGGCCAGAAGAGTAAAAAGATAACTGGGGGTGAGGGGCAAAGTTGAGGGGATACAAACCAACTTAAGTAGTAAGGAGAAACCAGGTATTTCCAGATGACAGGGCTAGACTCAAGCCAGTCtgcaggaagaaaaagagatcaaGCGGGAGAGTACACGGATCATGGGAAAAATGCAGTGAGGCAGCCTGGCTGCAAAGGAACTCAGACCAGAGGTTAAAAGGAAGATGGGGCAGGAGGTTACATAGAGATTAGGCTTTGGGTTTGTGTAGTGCGACCTGCTCCGTGTGTTTGGAGTTCCAACGTGGTGACATCTCAACTTTCGGTTTTCTAAATCAAATTAAACCTAGTTCAAGCTCCACCTCTGGGTGAACAGGAATGTTCAGTCGGCCACTGCTGGGgactcccttctcccttctcttgttgcaaacaCAAAACTTGGGGTTTACACACTCCAAGATGCGGGTTACATAACTTCTGCCCCCAAGCCGGAGAGCGCTTGGAACATCTGCTGTGGCCACATGTGGTCACTAGTGGTGGCTCTCATCCAGGTGTGCTGACACTTCTTACCCAAGTCCAGCCTTGCATGGATGCCTGTGGATGGTTCCCTGTTCTCACTGCCAGGCTGGGCCCAGGGTACAGTCCCTGACACCTGGCTGCAGAGGACTGGGCCTCCCAAGGCCTGGGGTCTTCACCTTGTAAACCCAGTACCTGGGTTCCCTGTGCCTCCCCAGAAGCCCAAACCTCAAAAGATAGTCACTTGATTTCCTTTTCAGTCCTGGAAATCCAACGAGCTTTTTCCACTCCCTTTCGCAGACAGCGGTACTCAGTAGATTCCATGGAGGGCCCACACCTGAAAATCACACAAGTCCTATCTACCTTGCCTGGCAGGGGACGGGACAAATGCTCTCCTAGATCATCACCCTCCTAGAGATAATCACGGAGTTCCCTCATTAAAGCAGTTTAAGAATAAAACAGAGATTATAAAACAAGTTAAATCTCCAAGAGGGTGCCATGCTACAAAAGGAAATATAGTGGAATTGGGTACTAAGGATAAAAGGAAATGGGAAAGATAAGGATAAATAGAAACCAGGCCAGAGAGATAAAAGAGAATCGGGgaacagaactggaaagaaataaGGCAACAGGGAGAAAAAGAACTCAGCAGTGATGACTGAGGCACATCAGTTTAATGAAAATGGAGCCAGATGACAGGGCTCACTGGAAAGCAGTCTGTGGATATGGTAATAATAACACAGCAGCGGCAGTGGGGCTCGGGGGACATTCATCGGCAGGTTAGAAGGAAATCGGGCATCAGCACTATGGGGGAATCAGGCGGTTAGACTAGAGAGAATTCTAGGTTTAACACTAGAGGAAAGTCAGGCAGCTGGAAAAGGGAAACCAGGCACCTGCTGGAGGAAAGTCAGAGGAGCAGAGGGAAATTAGGTGAAGGTCTAGAGGGAGACTGGGAGGTGAGATTAGAGGGAAATTGGACGGGCGTGGGGGGCATGTGGCTAGAAGGAAATGGGCATCAGGTTAGAGGGATACCAGACAGCATTAGAACAAAACTGGGTGCTGAGTTGGAGAGATGTCTAGCAGCAGGGCTGGAGGGAACTCGGTGGTGGGCTGGCGGGAAATGGGGTAGTAAACTGGAGGGACTCAGGCCGTGAGCTAGGGGAGAGTAGGGTGGGGGGACCAGCGTGAAGTCAGGCAGGAGAGTGGAGCAAAGCTGGGCAGCAGAGCTAGAGGGAACATGGGCTGCAGGCTGGTGGGAAATTGGGGGGCAGTGCAGAATGGGAACCAGGCAGTGGGGTATAAAATGAAACCCCACGTGGGGGGCAGTGGGGCTAGCGGGAAGCTGGGCAGCAGCGCAGAGGGGAAGCGGGCAGCGGCACTAGAGGGGATTTGGGCATTAAGGCCACAGGGAGATCACGTGGGTATTCGAGCAGCAGGAAAATGAGAGGGTGGGCTCGGGTGAAACAGGCTAACAGAACGGAGGGATATCGGGCAGCTGATGGGTATCAGACCAAAGGGAATTCCAGTAGTGGTTACAGGGAACTCAGGGGCTAGGGTGAAATGAGACAGTGGCCTGGGGGGAAATCCTCCAGCCCGGAGGGGTGGGGCAGAGTGCAGGGTGGGTGCTGGGCAGCCGGAGACCTGACTCCCACCTGTCTGTCCCTCCAGGATGATCCCAGCCGACAGCAGCTCCTTCCTGTTGACGGACCTGGCATCAGGCCGCACCTACGATCTGTGTGTGCTAGCCGTGTACGAGGACGGCGCCACGGGGCTGACAGCCACACGGCCCGTGGGCTGCCACCGCTTCTCCACTGAGCCAGCGCTGCGGCCCTGCGGGACCCCACACGCACCCTTCCTGGGCGGCACTATGATCATCGCACTGGGTGGTGTTATCGTGGCCTCGGTACTGGTCTTCATCTTCGTGCTGCTCATGCGCTACAAGGTGCACGGTGGCCAACCCCCGAGCAAGGCCAAGGCACCTGCGCCTGTCAGCAGCGTTTGCTCCCAGACCAATGGCGCCCTGGGCCCCACGCTGGCCCCGCCGGCTCCTGAGCCGGCCGCACCCAGGGCCCACACCGTGGTCCAGCTGGACTGTGAGCCCTGGGGGCCCAGCCACGAACGCACGGGACCCTAGCTTCGCGCCCACCTCTACGGCCCTTCTGGCCCCAGGGGTAGCAGGACCTAGACACCCCGTGGGACCTGGCCTCAGACTCACCAAATTGCTCACGGTTTTTAAAACTCTGATGGGGAGGGTGTCGCGGGCACCGGGGCACAACAAGAAAGTCCTATTTTTCTAAGCTTGGGCCTGGGCCCTTGCCCTTGTCTCTGTCTGTTGGGGTTGGGGGATCGTTCAGGGGTCTGGAGCTGGGATGCCCCCTCTGGGGAGAGAACCACCCCCCAGTTCTGTCTGAAGTCCCTGGATGAGGCTGAGGATGGTCATCCCTGTAACCAACAGACATTCCTTGAGTGTCCTCTCTGGGCCTGCCCTGTGCTGGGTGGTGCTGCAGTGACTCAGGCCGCCCCCAGCGCTGCCCCTCAGACGGTGATAGCTCAGAGCGAGCAGAGTCGTGGTGAGGAGGGACGCCTAGGAGACTGTAGGAGCCCAGAAAAGGGGCCTGTCTCAGCCCAGGGTGTGGTCAGGGAGAGCTTCATGAAGGAGACGTGATCTGAGAATGACGTCTGAAGGAGATAAATGGGCAAAGAGCAGTGGGaaaggtgttccaggcagagggacagcCCAAGCAAGGGCTTAggaagtgccaggcactgggggtgCCGTGGTAGAAGTGAGGCAGGAAGGGTGGGCAGGGTTCAGGACCTCCAGGCTGAGgagctcagactctggcctgATAGTACTGGGGAGCCACAGAGGAGTCTAtgcaagggagggagggggtcagGTTTGGGCTTTAGGAAGATCCTTCTAGCCGTTAATGAGGAGGGTGGACCAGAGGAGAAGACTGAGGCTGGGAGCCTGGGGGAAACCATGGCAGGGACCTGGGTGGGCGAGGACAAGGCTGGACCAGggccagcctgggggaggggagtaggggGTGGGTGAGAGAGACATTCAAGAAGCTGAGTGGATGGGTTATGGAGCTGAAGGGCTGTGGGGGAGAGAAGTGTCCAGGGTAAGGCCCAGGGCTCTGGCCAGGGGAGGGACAGTGGAGCTGCCCTGATACAGAaccggggaggaggggcaggtttGGGGAAGATGCTGAGGCCAGTGTGGGACTTGGTGGATATGGAAGGCAGCTGTGCTCACCACTGTACCACCAATGCCTCTGGGACTTGGTGGATACGGGGGGCCCAGAGGATGGGCGTGCCACCAAGGCGTGGCAGCCAGGAGGCCTTAGGACCCCTGGTCTAAGACTGCAACTGGGGACAGAAATGAGGGCTCTGTCAGCTGTGATGGGGAACTGAGGCCACCAAATTCTCCGTATTTAAGGGACAGGCAAATAAAAACCTAGACTAAAAAAGACTAAATAGGAGCAGTAGGTGAAGGGATGGAGTGAAGCAAACCAGGCAAGTCAGACCCAAGTGACTCTTGTGTTTAATGATATCAAGGCTGCGGTGACCTCAGCGAGAGCAGTGTTAGGGGATCAGCTGGGCAGTTGCCAAATCCAGCTGATCTGAGAGTAGGAGGGAAGAAAGTGTAGACAGGGAGTGTAGACCCTGTGATTCTCAGGGTCTAGAGCCTGGTTCAGGTTGATCTGGGCCTTTCTGCCCCACGTCTCTCCAGGGCTGGTCGTCACTCAGTCTAGGTCTGCTCTAGGCTCCCCCACTCAGACACCAGGCCTGGAGGTTTGCAAGACTAAACCCTGGGCCTTGGAAATGCTGAGCCTCACTGGAGATCCAGGAATGGGATCGGCAGTAAGAAGATagcgctccctgacttcaggccaCCTCTAGCGGTCCAGAGGCAGAGATGTGGAGGGAACTCAGGTCCTGTCATTCTTCTCTGAAGTTATGTGTGAGGGGCATGGTGAAGAGAGCCCAAGACTGGATGGGCCATTCTCATGATCTGGCTCACTTGACTTGTCCTCGTGGGATAACATCCTAGATGCTGGCGAAGCTTTCTAGATTGGTGTAGGCCTTGGAAATGATCCTACGTCGGCCAAGGGAACAACCTAAGTCCCAGGGACCTGATCTGACTCCTGAGTCCTCCAGCAGCATCCCGAGTCCTCCTTCTTCTTGTTGTTTGTTACCCTCGGTGGCTGAGGTCAGGTGAAGCCATCAGGGAGAGCGAGGTGTCTTGGGTAAAAGGGCCCAGGGAGTGGGACGATGGGATGGATACCTAGCGCCCGCTACAAAATACCAGTTGCTGCCATGAGGGGGAGCCAGGGTGCGCCACCCCTCAACCctccttttaaaatttgaacAATTTATTGCGTGCCCACTGTGTGCAACGTGCTGGGGATTCAATACTGAACAAATACAGGCCTGTCCTGCCCTCCCATATCTCACCATTTGGTGGGGGAAACAAGGGTCAAATTAGCAGGTGTAAAGCACGTATGGTGACAAGACAGGTCATGCAGGAGAGAGCCTTGGAACCGTGAGACCCTATAATCAGGGGACTTGACCCAGGAAGAAAGGTTgaaggaggcttcctggaggaagtaacGCCTCTGCTGAGATGCTCAGGTTGGAGTTAACTACACAATGGGTGGaaaggacattccatacaaatggaacaGCACTGCAGGAGGCCAGGGggctggagtggggtgaggaaaaAGGGAATGATGCCATGTTGAGGCTGGAGAGCAAGAAGGGGGCAGATGATGCAGGACCCTGTAGGTGGCTTGGAGGAGCCTGGGCTTTATTCTCAGTGGCACGAGAAGCCATTGCAGGGTTTTGGGCAGTGAGGAGAGCAGTGCTCCCTGATCTCAAGGAAGCTGGCAGTTCTGTTTGCATGTTCAGGACAAAGGTGAAGTACAGAGACCAGGGCGGAGGCTACTGTGACGGTCCAGGCCGAAAAGTGGCCGGATGAGTTTGGGACCTGAAGTGGATGGATTCAGAGATTTGAAACTCCCTCACCAGAGGCCTCCATCCCCTACACAGAAGGGGACAGTGTGGACCACTGTCCAACTACCCGGTTCTCAGGCAAGATTGCAGAGACCGGGAAGAAGAGTTGTAGAGCCTAGGTCTCTGATACCCAAGGACCCATTCCTTAGAAGGGGGAGCTGACTTCCCTATAGTGCAGGAATTAAGGACCTTTTCTAGGTTCAAGTGCTAGGACTGAGGCCATGGCTGGTCGGGGGGGAATGTGGACACAGGAAATGCAGGCCCAGAAGGCGGACGGACATACACCCAGTGGTAGCTTATTACACATTCAGAAGTCGGAGGTGGGAGGAGGCCCATGGGGGCGGGCTGGTCCCTCTAATGTGGTCCCCTTCTGCCTCCCGCACAGGATGCCTggaccatcccccacccccaggcagaaACAATACAACTGTGGACAAATGGTCACGTGTCTGGAATTTAAAGTTAAAATGTAGCTTGTGCAACATTGCCTGGCTGAGTCCACCAGTTTCCTGAGCTCAGAGAGTGCTACCCTTTCCACTGTCCATCCTCCATCTGGCTTTGAGGATGCCCTGCACGTTTTTGAGACCAGCTTTCCCGGGGCCAAAGCTCCAGGCTATTGGAGCATTTTCTTGAAGACGCTGTAGTCCTGATACCAGGACTCTCCCCTGTCTGGGTCCTGCCAGATCCAACCCATGTGTCTGGGTGTGGCTAATCCCCCACAGGCCCTGAGGGTCTGGACATACCTGTGATCCCTTGAGAGACGTCAGCTAATGCCAAGCCTTCACAACTCTTTACCTGGGCACATATGTGGGAGAATCAGACAAAGGGTCCTCAGAAAGGGGATGTTTCTTTTCTAGGTTGAACTCGGGCATGGCTCCTGCCTTTGGTTCCTCCCTGACCATGCCTCACAAAAACAAGGTTAAGTATCAAAGCTCAGTGTTGCCCTGACCTGTGCAGAGTGATGCTGGGAACACAGTGGTGACCAACACAGCCCCAGATCCTGCCCTCATAGAGTTCAAGTCTGGTGGAGGAAGTAAACACTTACCAAACAATGGCAGCTCAGAGTGgtcagggctgggatgggggaagCACAGGCAAAAATGATTAGGGCCTGTTTAAGCCCAAGGGATCTGGGAGCCCAGAAGGGGCTCCTAACTGAGCCTGGAATGGGAGGTGGAGAGAATCCAAGATTTCCTGAAGGCAGGGCCGGCTTCATGGCAGCGTGCCCTGTGTAGTCGCCCAGTGCCCTGTGTTTAAAAGGACGCTGTGCTTGGCTGATGCCCTGCTGCCACCATCATgaaattcttaatgatttttgaaCAAGGGACTCCACGTTTTCActttgcactgggccctgcacACTTGAAGGATATACAAAGAGCCGGGGGAAGAGAGGGTCTTCCAAGGAGAGAGAACATTGTAtgcaaggaagggaagggaagagagaggattGTGCACTTGGAGAGCTGGCCAAAGTTCCGTGTAGCTGGAGCACAGAGTGCGAGAAGGGGGGACGGTGACAGGTGAGCTTAAGAAGTGGGCGGACGCCTGCTGCCAGGCTTACGAACTGTGACTCCACAGCAGGGGCACTGGAGCCACGGGAGGGGCAGGATCTGGTTTGGACCTTAGATCtatggtggggagggtggggaggggtacATGGCACAGAACAAGGTCAAGGTGGGAGGCTCATTTGCCTTAGGAGGGGTTGGGAGTGTCTGGTCACTGGTTAGGCTTTTGAAGAGCCTTGAATGCTTGGGTGACAGACACCCCAGTGTACCAGGAGACGGGCTGGGGAGATTCCACAGCCTGTCCAGAGCTTCATTTTCACTTGAAGattttcactgttgagtgtgGGAGGGGAGTACACAAGGGTAGGTTAAAGGGTGTCACTGGTAAGAACTTGAAAATCTTCTTTTTATATGACAACTCACATGGATAGACTGATGGAGGTGAATGCAAAATTGATGAGAATTTAGAGTATAAAATGTGAGACTTCAAAGGACTTTATTCTCGGTATATTGTGGCTTCACCTCTGTGGAACCCCTGGGGAAAACTTCACTCTGGATAAAACATCAGTTCTTTGGGAACTTCCTCTTCATCCACAGCCCTGAATGCTGTGGTCCCCAGGGCTGGGAACTCACCGCCTTCCTGCTTCTCCACtcatccctggtctggaaactaagatcccgcatgccgcgtggcgcgaccagaaaaaaaaacaaaagtctagCACATATGTTCTCCACCTCAGGCTGGAAGGGAATCACTGCTCCCTGAAAGGCCCACCCCTTTATACTCCCACACCTTCCCTCACCTTGATCCCTatgccctccctcacctcctctgcTTGTGATGAAGAGCCTGGGAAGGATCTTAAGCAGGTGTGAAGTGAAGCTACTGAAAGAAAGTCGGTTCCTTCTTGAATTCTCCCCCTACTCCTCCCACCAACGGCGAGGGTTCTGGGGGGAAAGGGACTAGGGGTGCAGGCTCCTGGgacctgagggagggaggggctggaaaCTGTATCCAAGGTCCCTTGCCTTTCCCTGTCTAGAGCCGCAGCCTTGCCATTCCTCCCGGATCCTCCATGGACCGTGCGGCTCCACTCTTCTCCGGCTCAGGACTTTCTGGGACGATGGGAGTGACTGGAAGCCATTGTCTTCCCTTGGGGAGCTCCACCCCCTGATCCTCCAGACCTCCACATCGGGCACGTGGTGTCCTCTCCCGCCTGGCTCCAGCCCTAGGGGTCCAGGCCCCAGCCCCCACCTTCAGGTCCCCAGTCCTCCTCCCTCACACACAGAAAACCAGTTTCTATCTCCCTCCTTCTGCAGAATCCCAAAGGCTCCTGGCACCCTGGCGCCCTCCTTCCCAGGATCCCAAAAGTTCAAGCCTGAAGCCTCTCCCTCCTCAGCAGGCTCAGGAGCCCTGCTCCTCTCTTCTGAGGAACCATGGTATTCTTGCCTTGCTCCCGTCCATCCCCTGATTTGTAATTCTCTGTCTCAAACTTGGAGCCGTCACCTCCCCCAAACACAACCACTGCCTCCACACTCGAAGGCCCTCCTCTGAAGAAATATCTTTCTTGTCTCTCTTGGTGTTT encodes:
- the LRFN3 gene encoding leucine-rich repeat and fibronectin type-III domain-containing protein 3 — its product is MAVLPLLLCLLPLAPASSPPQPATPSPCPRRCRCQTQSLPLSVLCPGAGLLFVPPSLDRRAAELRLADNFIATVRRRDLANMTGLLHLSLSRNTIRHVAAGAFADLRALRALHLDGNRLTSLGEGQLRGLVNLRHLILSNNQLAALAAGALDDCAETLEDLDLSYNNLEQLPWEALGRLGNVNTLGLDHNLLASVPAGAFSRLHKLARLDMTSNRLTTIPPDPLFSRLPLLARPRGSPASALVLAFGGNPLHCNCELVWLRRLAREDDLEACASPPALGGRYFWAVGEEEFVCEPPVVTHRSPPLAVPAGRPAALRCRAVGDPEPRVRWVSPQGRLLGNSSRARAFPNGTLELLVTEPGDGGVFTCIAANAAGEATAAVELTVGPPPPPQLANSTSCDPPRDGDPDALTPPSAASVSASAKAADAGPPTDRGVQVTEHGTTAALVQWPDQRPIPGIRMYQIQYNSSADDILVYRMIPADSSSFLLTDLASGRTYDLCVLAVYEDGATGLTATRPVGCHRFSTEPALRPCGTPHAPFLGGTMIIALGGVIVASVLVFIFVLLMRYKVHGGQPPSKAKAPAPVSSVCSQTNGALGPTLAPPAPEPAAPRAHTVVQLDCEPWGPSHERTGP